A DNA window from bacterium contains the following coding sequences:
- a CDS encoding nitronate monooxygenase produces MSKLDDFRLMLGSKEYVPLVIGGMGVDISSAELALEAARLGGIGHISDALSASVSDRRFKTAFLREKAERYRDHREMEHKRDVAFDLEEVRKATLRHVGGTMEAKRGPGAVFVNVMEKLTMNAPKATLKTRLEASMDAGVDGITLSAGLHLGSLELVAEHPRFRDVHFGIIVSSVRALALFLKRAKRVDRMPDYVVVEGPLAGGHLGFGLDEWPKANLKDIVAEVIAFLAKEGLSIPVIPAGGIFTGTDAVAYLQQGAAAVQVATRFTITRECGLPDSAKQIYLKAEEADVEVNTQSPTGYPMRMLKNSPAIGSNIKPNCETLGYLLDSEGRCSYLDAYNATPVDEATGRKQPVRERTCLCTHMNTFKVYTCGHYVYRLKETTVLEAPGRYHLPSAEHVFKDYQFSEEHRIALPKLEGLALPL; encoded by the coding sequence ATGTCGAAACTGGACGATTTCCGGCTCATGCTCGGTTCGAAGGAGTACGTCCCGCTCGTTATCGGCGGGATGGGGGTCGACATCTCGTCGGCCGAGCTGGCACTCGAGGCGGCCCGCCTCGGCGGGATCGGCCACATCTCCGACGCGCTCTCGGCTTCGGTCTCGGATCGGCGCTTCAAGACCGCCTTCTTGCGCGAGAAAGCCGAGCGCTACCGGGATCACCGGGAGATGGAACACAAGCGCGACGTGGCCTTCGATCTCGAAGAGGTGCGTAAGGCGACTCTGCGCCACGTGGGCGGCACCATGGAGGCCAAGCGCGGCCCCGGCGCCGTCTTCGTCAACGTCATGGAGAAGCTCACCATGAACGCCCCCAAGGCGACGCTCAAGACGCGCCTGGAGGCCTCCATGGACGCAGGGGTGGACGGCATCACCCTGAGCGCGGGGCTTCACCTGGGCTCGCTCGAGCTGGTCGCCGAGCATCCCCGCTTCCGCGACGTCCACTTCGGCATCATCGTCTCGTCGGTCCGGGCGCTCGCGCTCTTCCTCAAGCGCGCCAAGCGGGTGGATCGCATGCCCGATTACGTGGTGGTCGAGGGGCCGCTCGCGGGCGGGCACCTGGGCTTCGGGCTGGACGAGTGGCCCAAGGCCAACCTCAAGGACATCGTCGCCGAGGTCATCGCCTTCCTCGCCAAGGAAGGGCTCTCGATCCCGGTCATTCCGGCCGGCGGCATCTTCACGGGCACCGACGCCGTCGCGTACCTCCAGCAGGGGGCCGCGGCCGTCCAGGTGGCGACCCGCTTCACCATCACCCGCGAGTGCGGGCTGCCCGACTCGGCCAAGCAGATCTATCTGAAGGCCGAAGAGGCGGATGTCGAGGTGAACACCCAGTCGCCGACCGGCTATCCCATGCGGATGCTCAAGAACTCACCCGCCATCGGCTCGAACATCAAGCCGAACTGCGAGACGCTAGGCTACCTGCTCGACTCCGAGGGCCGCTGCAGCTACCTCGACGCTTACAACGCCACGCCCGTGGACGAGGCGACCGGACGCAAGCAGCCCGTGCGGGAGCGCACCTGCCTCTGCACCCACATGAACACCTTCAAGGTCTACACCTGCGGCCACTACGTCTACCGCCTCAAGGAGACGACGGTCCTCGAAGCCCCGGGGCGCTATCACCTGCCGAGCGCCGAGCATGTCTTCAAGGACTACCAGTTCAGCGAGGAGCACCGGATCGCCCTGCCGAAGCTCGAAGGCTTGGCGCTTCCCCTTTAA
- the lepA gene encoding translation elongation factor 4, which produces MTVPTDRIRNFSIIAHIDHGKSTLADRLLEYTGTVASREMEEQLLDSMDIERERGITIKAQAVRLDYRANDGQDYVINLIDTPGHVDFTYEVSRSLAACEGAILVVDASQGVEAQTLANVYLALEHDLEIVPVLNKIDLPGAEPDRVRKEIEDVVGLDASDAVLASAKAGIGIQDILEQIVAKIPSPKGDSNAPLQALIFDSYYDAYRGVVVFFRVFNGKLKVGDTIRMMATGAEITITELGVLRPKQTPVQELGIGEVGYLAGAIKNVQDARVGDTITLAANAAKEPLPGYKQAVPMVFCGLYPTSAEDYPQLREALEKLTLNDASLQWEPESSTALGFGFRCGFLGLLHMDIIQERLEREYGLTLIATAPSVVYRVTKTNGEVVIVDNPTNLPDPVRIEKMEEPYVKVSVIAPSDYVGAIMELAQGKRGVFINMEYLSTDRTQLTYEVPLAELVSDFFDQLKSRTKGYASMDYELVGYRESKLVKLDILLAGEIVDALSAIVHRDRAQSVGRLLAEKLRELIPRQMFEVPIQATIGNKVVARETISAIRKNVLAKCYGGDISRKRKLLEKQKEGKKRMKQVGRVEIPQEAFMAVLKIGE; this is translated from the coding sequence ATGACCGTTCCGACGGATCGCATCCGGAATTTCTCGATCATCGCCCACATCGACCACGGCAAGTCGACCCTGGCCGACCGGCTCCTGGAGTACACGGGCACGGTCGCTTCGCGCGAGATGGAAGAGCAGCTGCTCGACTCGATGGATATCGAGCGCGAGCGCGGGATCACCATCAAGGCGCAGGCCGTGCGCCTCGATTACCGCGCCAACGACGGCCAGGACTACGTCATCAACCTGATCGACACCCCGGGCCACGTGGACTTCACCTACGAGGTCTCGCGCAGCTTGGCCGCATGCGAAGGCGCGATCCTGGTGGTGGACGCCTCGCAGGGCGTCGAGGCCCAGACCCTCGCCAACGTGTACCTGGCCCTCGAGCACGACCTCGAGATCGTGCCGGTCCTCAACAAGATCGATCTGCCGGGTGCCGAGCCCGACCGCGTCAGGAAAGAGATCGAGGACGTGGTCGGCCTCGACGCCTCCGACGCGGTGCTCGCCTCGGCCAAGGCCGGCATCGGGATCCAGGACATCCTCGAGCAGATCGTCGCCAAGATTCCCTCCCCCAAGGGCGATTCGAACGCCCCCTTGCAGGCGCTCATCTTCGACTCGTACTACGACGCCTACCGCGGCGTGGTCGTCTTCTTCCGCGTCTTCAACGGCAAGCTCAAGGTCGGCGACACCATCCGCATGATGGCGACCGGCGCCGAGATCACCATCACCGAGCTGGGCGTCCTGCGCCCCAAGCAGACCCCCGTGCAGGAGCTCGGGATCGGCGAGGTCGGCTACCTGGCGGGTGCCATCAAGAACGTCCAGGACGCGCGGGTGGGCGACACCATCACCCTGGCGGCCAACGCAGCCAAGGAGCCCCTGCCCGGCTACAAGCAGGCCGTCCCCATGGTCTTCTGCGGCCTGTACCCGACCAGCGCCGAGGATTACCCCCAGCTGCGCGAGGCCCTCGAGAAGCTGACCCTCAACGACGCCTCGCTCCAGTGGGAGCCCGAGAGCTCGACGGCACTCGGTTTCGGCTTCCGCTGCGGCTTCTTGGGCCTGCTCCACATGGACATCATCCAGGAGCGTCTCGAGCGCGAGTACGGCCTGACGCTGATCGCGACCGCCCCCTCGGTGGTCTACCGCGTCACCAAGACCAACGGCGAGGTGGTGATCGTCGATAACCCCACCAACCTGCCCGATCCCGTCCGGATCGAGAAGATGGAAGAGCCCTACGTCAAGGTTTCGGTCATTGCACCGTCCGATTACGTGGGAGCCATCATGGAGTTAGCGCAAGGGAAGCGTGGGGTATTCATCAACATGGAATACCTCAGCACCGACCGGACCCAGCTGACCTACGAGGTTCCGCTCGCGGAGCTCGTCTCGGACTTCTTCGACCAGCTCAAGAGCAGGACCAAGGGCTACGCGTCCATGGACTACGAGTTGGTCGGTTACCGGGAATCCAAGCTGGTCAAGCTGGACATCCTGCTTGCCGGCGAGATCGTCGACGCGCTTTCGGCCATCGTCCACCGGGACCGGGCCCAGTCCGTGGGTCGTCTGCTCGCCGAGAAGCTGCGGGAGCTCATCCCCCGTCAGATGTTCGAGGTGCCCATCCAGGCGACGATCGGTAACAAGGTCGTTGCCCGCGAGACCATCAGCGCCATCCGCAAGAACGTGCTGGCCAAGTGCTACGGGGGCGACATCTCCCGCAAGCGCAAGCTGCTCGAGAAGCAGAAGGAAGGCAAGAAGCGGATGAAGCAGGTCGGTCGCGTGGAGATCCCCCAGGAGGCCTTCATGGCCGTCCTCAAGATCGGCGAGTAA
- a CDS encoding HAMP domain-containing histidine kinase: MRIETLSRVGSYTVAALLVAALALSGMMAQLQQTAVQTEARRHRSYQLAEELRQSSEDLTRLAQAYVSTRNPRYLHYYDELLGIRNGTLPRPADYSTRYWDMRVAGLTAPPSGPRVSLRELMRREGFSDGEFELLSEAERRSDALVSQERQAFAVVGKDPARAHAILYGKAYERQKAQIMEPIDRFIRMVDERTQRELVQLDRRQGAYMDALLFLLGSMFLGFLLLSAYLRKQLLTPLSDLERHVREITSSKQPGDLEPRGFDELVTLGNGVNEMSRAVTREIEALKALDALKNSFVNAISHDLRTPITSLRGYAEFLADGIGGTLTAEQQGFVAQIEKASLRLMHLVDDLLDFARLEAGTLRLNLTQTDLAEKINEVVESLRPQVQEAGINLSVELAPDPLVMLMDPERIERVLINLLTNAIKFTPPGRAIRVRTRREDGEVVCEVIDEGIGIAPEAIPRLFKHFSQLEGGVRKGGTGLGLSISKALVEAHGGRIGVRSTPGQGSTFWFTLPLGEQPPA; the protein is encoded by the coding sequence ATGAGAATCGAAACCCTGTCGCGTGTCGGTTCTTACACCGTCGCCGCGCTCTTGGTCGCAGCACTCGCCCTGAGCGGGATGATGGCACAGCTACAGCAGACGGCCGTCCAGACCGAAGCGCGCCGCCACCGCTCCTATCAGCTCGCCGAGGAGCTGCGCCAGAGCTCAGAGGATCTGACCCGCCTGGCGCAGGCCTACGTCTCGACCCGAAACCCGCGCTACCTGCACTACTACGACGAACTCCTGGGCATCCGCAACGGAACGCTCCCGCGCCCGGCGGATTACTCGACCCGCTACTGGGACATGCGGGTCGCAGGCCTCACGGCTCCCCCTTCTGGCCCGCGCGTCTCCCTGCGCGAGCTGATGCGCCGCGAGGGGTTCAGCGACGGCGAGTTCGAGCTCCTCTCCGAGGCCGAACGACGCTCGGACGCGCTGGTATCCCAGGAGCGCCAGGCCTTCGCCGTGGTGGGCAAGGATCCCGCTCGGGCGCACGCCATCCTCTACGGCAAAGCGTACGAACGCCAGAAGGCGCAGATCATGGAGCCCATCGATCGCTTCATCCGCATGGTGGATGAACGCACCCAGCGAGAGCTCGTCCAGCTCGATCGCCGCCAAGGTGCCTACATGGACGCGCTGCTGTTTCTCCTCGGCAGCATGTTCCTCGGCTTCCTGCTGCTGAGCGCCTACCTGCGAAAGCAGCTCCTCACCCCGCTGAGCGACCTCGAACGTCACGTCCGGGAGATCACGAGCAGCAAGCAACCGGGCGACCTCGAACCGAGAGGCTTCGACGAGCTCGTCACGCTCGGCAACGGCGTCAACGAGATGTCGCGCGCCGTCACGCGCGAGATCGAGGCGCTCAAAGCGCTCGACGCCCTCAAGAACAGCTTCGTCAACGCCATCTCCCACGACCTGCGCACGCCCATCACCTCGCTCAGGGGCTACGCGGAGTTTCTGGCAGATGGCATCGGGGGCACCCTGACCGCGGAGCAGCAGGGCTTCGTCGCGCAGATCGAGAAGGCCTCCCTGCGCCTCATGCACCTGGTGGACGATTTGCTGGACTTCGCCCGCCTCGAGGCAGGCACCCTGCGGCTGAACCTCACGCAGACGGATCTTGCCGAGAAGATCAACGAAGTGGTGGAGAGCCTGCGTCCTCAGGTCCAGGAGGCCGGGATCAACCTCTCGGTCGAGCTCGCCCCCGACCCCTTGGTCATGTTGATGGACCCCGAGCGGATCGAACGCGTCCTCATCAACCTGCTCACCAACGCGATCAAGTTCACGCCGCCGGGCCGCGCCATCCGGGTGCGCACCCGCCGCGAAGACGGCGAGGTGGTGTGCGAGGTGATAGACGAGGGGATCGGGATCGCTCCCGAAGCGATCCCTCGGCTCTTCAAGCACTTCAGCCAGCTCGAAGGCGGTGTCAGGAAGGGCGGCACGGGGCTGGGCCTGAGCATCAGCAAGGCCCTCGTGGAGGCGCACGGCGGCCGCATCGGGGTGCGAAGCACGCCGGGCCAAGGCAGCACGTTCTGGTTCACCCTGCCTCTCGGTGAGCAGCCGCCCGCCTGA
- a CDS encoding UvrD-helicase domain-containing protein, with protein MSLTPEQALAAHAPGSVAVTAGAGTGKTHMLTARYRYHLEQHGLSPLEIVAVTFTKKAAAELRARIREMVATTMQATPELVAEIEAAPISTLHVLAARICREHPEAAEVPPDFSVLDELEGALWREERIAELLLALPEALLDAIPFALLDAAIRAFLADPWTAEQALARDPAAWGDRVQQARQAACKALLASSDWRQLSATVRALVGPEGDAIENTRRMALEALTATEEAHAAGASLRPALEALTTLPMRGGSKKTWGEENFAAIKEALKALRELAGDALKAGLVVLELGESDRLLAACLPALREAFAIAMAHMAQAKQEARVLEFSDLELGALRALRHPEIAAYYAVRWKAYMVDEFQDTNPVQAELLERLVGGAILTVVGDEKQAIYGFRRADVEVFRRFCARIVEEGGLHVSLTQSFRTHEGLLTPINRLFEPVLGELHQALVAARSAHPAEAPVLTAFAVETDKDLHRGADKASRQRAEAKRLAKALKDQLAAGTPVFDKASGQLRPMRPGDVAILARTWDPLDVYGEALAAEGIPFVHAGGGSLMETREAQDGWALLRFLASPEDDLALVAVVRSPFFALSDRTLYAFAAELPADGGYWRALSGAEDLAPEWRRVKEVLTALLSAARMESASRALQEGDRHCGYTAVLANLPNPARRLADWRAFCDFVRGLEGDGTDLFPLVRRLRCLLLADLNVPRPALEARDAVALMTVHASKGLEWPLVVVPDLARSAPASRALILMDAAWGVALGLGKELGSDPALYTILKEEQRAREAAEAKRVMYVAFTRARDYLMLAATDPKGGSLEFLAQGLETAGLCVEALPYHEADALPPEPVLPPLPPSPERYLPPIRA; from the coding sequence ATGAGCCTCACGCCGGAACAGGCCCTCGCGGCCCATGCCCCTGGAAGCGTTGCGGTGACGGCCGGGGCGGGCACGGGCAAGACCCACATGCTCACCGCCCGCTACCGCTACCACCTTGAGCAGCACGGCCTCTCGCCTCTTGAGATCGTGGCCGTGACCTTCACCAAGAAGGCCGCCGCCGAGCTGCGCGCGCGCATCCGCGAGATGGTCGCCACCACCATGCAGGCCACCCCCGAGCTTGTGGCCGAGATCGAGGCGGCACCCATCAGCACCCTGCACGTGCTCGCGGCGCGCATCTGCCGCGAGCACCCCGAGGCCGCCGAGGTTCCGCCCGACTTTTCGGTGCTCGACGAGCTAGAGGGCGCGCTCTGGCGAGAGGAGCGCATCGCCGAGTTGCTCTTGGCGCTGCCCGAGGCCCTTCTCGACGCCATTCCCTTCGCCCTGCTGGACGCTGCCATCCGAGCCTTCCTGGCGGACCCCTGGACTGCTGAACAGGCCTTGGCGCGGGACCCTGCCGCCTGGGGCGATCGGGTGCAGCAGGCAAGACAAGCGGCCTGCAAGGCACTGCTCGCTTCGAGCGACTGGCGTCAGCTCAGCGCCACCGTGCGCGCCCTCGTCGGCCCCGAGGGGGATGCCATCGAGAATACGCGCCGCATGGCGCTTGAAGCCCTCACGGCGACAGAGGAGGCCCACGCGGCCGGAGCGAGCTTGCGCCCAGCCCTGGAGGCGCTCACGACCCTGCCCATGCGTGGCGGATCCAAGAAGACCTGGGGCGAGGAGAACTTCGCCGCCATCAAGGAGGCCCTCAAAGCCCTGCGCGAGCTGGCGGGAGATGCCCTCAAGGCCGGCCTCGTCGTCCTGGAGCTGGGGGAGAGCGATCGCCTCCTTGCCGCTTGCCTGCCCGCCCTGCGGGAAGCCTTCGCGATCGCCATGGCCCACATGGCCCAGGCCAAGCAAGAGGCTCGGGTGCTTGAGTTCAGCGACCTGGAGCTCGGGGCCCTGCGCGCCCTTCGCCATCCCGAGATCGCCGCCTACTACGCGGTCCGCTGGAAGGCGTACATGGTGGACGAGTTCCAGGACACCAACCCGGTCCAGGCCGAGCTGCTCGAACGCCTCGTGGGCGGGGCGATCCTCACGGTGGTCGGGGATGAGAAGCAGGCCATCTACGGCTTCCGGCGTGCGGACGTGGAGGTCTTCCGGCGCTTCTGCGCGCGCATCGTCGAAGAAGGCGGCCTGCATGTCTCCCTGACCCAGAGCTTCCGCACCCACGAGGGCCTTCTTACGCCCATCAACCGGCTTTTCGAGCCCGTCCTGGGTGAGCTGCACCAGGCGCTCGTCGCCGCGCGCTCCGCGCATCCGGCCGAGGCCCCCGTCCTGACGGCTTTTGCCGTCGAGACCGACAAGGACCTTCACCGGGGTGCGGACAAGGCATCACGCCAGCGCGCCGAGGCCAAGCGCCTCGCGAAAGCCCTCAAGGACCAGCTCGCAGCGGGTACTCCCGTTTTCGACAAGGCCAGCGGCCAGCTTCGCCCCATGCGGCCCGGGGACGTGGCGATCCTCGCCCGCACCTGGGACCCGCTCGACGTCTATGGCGAGGCGCTCGCCGCCGAGGGAATCCCGTTCGTGCATGCGGGAGGCGGCAGCCTCATGGAGACCCGCGAGGCCCAGGACGGCTGGGCCCTGCTGCGCTTTTTGGCGAGCCCCGAGGACGACCTGGCCCTGGTGGCCGTGGTGCGCAGCCCCTTCTTCGCCTTGAGCGATCGCACCCTCTACGCCTTCGCCGCCGAGTTGCCCGCGGACGGCGGCTATTGGCGGGCCCTGAGTGGGGCCGAGGACCTCGCTCCGGAGTGGCGCCGCGTCAAGGAAGTGCTCACGGCCCTGCTCTCGGCTGCGCGCATGGAGTCCGCGAGTCGCGCGCTTCAGGAAGGCGATCGTCATTGCGGTTACACCGCGGTGCTTGCGAACTTGCCCAACCCGGCGCGGCGTCTGGCGGATTGGCGTGCGTTCTGCGACTTCGTGCGAGGCCTGGAGGGCGATGGGACCGACCTCTTCCCGCTGGTTCGGCGCCTCAGGTGCTTGCTGCTCGCCGATTTGAATGTGCCGCGCCCTGCCTTGGAGGCGCGCGATGCGGTGGCCCTGATGACCGTCCACGCCTCCAAGGGGCTCGAGTGGCCGCTGGTGGTGGTGCCGGACCTGGCGCGCTCGGCACCCGCCTCTCGTGCGCTCATCCTCATGGACGCCGCGTGGGGCGTCGCGCTGGGCCTGGGCAAGGAGCTGGGGAGCGATCCCGCCCTCTACACCATCCTGAAAGAGGAGCAACGCGCGCGCGAGGCGGCTGAGGCGAAGCGGGTCATGTACGTGGCCTTCACCCGGGCCCGCGACTACCTCATGCTCGCTGCCACCGATCCGAAGGGGGGCAGTCTGGAGTTTCTTGCGCAGGGGCTCGAGACCGCAGGCCTCTGCGTCGAGGCCTTGCCTTATCACGAGGCGGACGCGCTGCCGCCAGAGCCGGTCCTCCCGCCGTTGCCGCCGTCGCCCGAGAGGTATTTGCCGCCCATCCGCGCCTAG